From the genome of Bubalus bubalis isolate 160015118507 breed Murrah chromosome 2, NDDB_SH_1, whole genome shotgun sequence, one region includes:
- the TNXB gene encoding tenascin-X isoform X6, with the protein MPTQCSLTSNLALLMLLGTVTAGPFSPRSNMTLPAPRPPPQPGGRTVQPEGGGPSSRLYEHTVEGGEKQVVFTHRINLPPSAGCGCPPGTEPPVPASEVQALRVRLEILEELVKGLKEQCTGGCCPPAAQAGTGQTDIRSLCSLHGVFDLSRCACSCEPGWGGPTCSDPEGAEGPPSSPPSAPGSCPDDCNDQGRCVRGRCVCFPGYTGPSCSWPSCPGDCHGRGRCVQGVCVCRSGFSGDDCSVRSCPRGCSQRGRCEDGRCVCNPGYTGDDCGVRSCPRDCSQRGRCENGRCVCNPGYTGDDCGVRSCPRGCSQKGRCEDGRCVCDPGYTGDDCGSRTCPWDCGEGGRCVDGRCVCWPGYAGEDCSSRTCPRDCRGRGRCEDGECICDPGYSGDDCGVRSCPSDCNQRGRCEDGRCVCWPGYSGPDCGARACPRDCRGRGRCENGVCVCHAGYSGEDCGVRSCPGDCRGRGRCESGRCVCWPGYTGRDCGTRACPGDCRGRGRCVDGRCVCNPGFAGEDCGSRRCPGDCRGRGRCEDGVCSCDVGYEGEDCGKRSCPRGCQGRGQCLEGRCVCDDGYEGEDCGVRRCPRDCNQRGVCQDGVCTCWEGFAGEDCGLRVCPSNCHRRGRCENGRCVCDSGYTGPSCATRTCPADCRGRGRCVQGVCVCHVGYSGEDCGQEEPPASACPGGCGPRELCSAGQCVCVEGFRGPDCAIQTCPGDCRGRGECREGSCVCQDGYAGEDCGEEVPAIEGMRMHLLEETTVRTEWTRAPGNVDAYEIQFIPTTEGASPPFTARVPSSASAYDQRGLAPGQEYQVTVRALRGTNWGLPASKTITTMIDGPQDLRVVAVAPTTLELNWLRPQAEVDRFVVSYVSAGNQRVRLEVPSEADGTLLTGLMPGVEYVVTVTAERGRAVSYPASIRANTAPGHYSYPEAHPPAPPPKPRSRPAPAPRPPRPARPAPPPRPSRPAEQGEAESPPRPSPPQPPRRAWGNLTAELGRFRGTVQDLERHLRVHGYPLRANQTYTSVAHHIHEYLQRRRSPAPPPSRPDPTASPDSGTWKRNSNQGIYGLSPEGVDRVATPRHPKPEVLGTSADGALLVSLDGLRGHFERVVLRWRPQPPAEGPAGELTVPGTARTVSLPDLKPGTTYHVEVHGVRAGQTSKSYAFITTTGSSLSGLLGATDEPPPSGPSTTQGAQAPVLQQRPQELAELRVLGKDKTGRLRVAWTAQPDTFTHFQLRLRVPEGPGAHEELLPGDVRQALVPSPPPESPYELSLRGIPPGGEPSAPLIYQGIIDKDGEKPGKPLAPPRLGKLTVTDVTSDSLLLHWTVPEGEFDSFVIQYKDRDRPQVVPVEGPQRSALISNLDVGRKYKFVLYGLVGKKRHGPLVAEAKILSQTDPSPVTPPRLGKLWVTDPTPDSLHLSWTVPEGQFDSFMVQYRDKAGRPQVVPVEGPERSVTISPLDPDHKYRFTLFGIANKKRHGPLTADGTTAPEKKEEPHHPEPPERPLLGELTVAGATADSLRLSWTVAQGSFDSFVVQYKDAQGRPQAVPVRGDENEVAIPGLEPDRKYKMNLYGLHGRHRVGPVSAVATTAPQEVLDETPSATEMEETPSPTEPSTKAPESPEKPLLGELMVTGSSPDSLSLSWTVPQGHFDSFTVQYRDGDGQPRVMRVPGDEDGITISGLEPDHKYKMNLYGFHDRQRVGPMSVIGVTTAEEETPSPTEMEETPSPTEMEETPSPTEPNTEVPEPPEEPFLEELTVTGSSPDSLSLSWTVPQGHFDSFTVQYKNGDGQPKVVRVPGHDKGVTISGLEPDHKYKMNLYGFHDRQRVGPVSVIGVTTAEETPSPTEVEETPSPTEPRTEAPEPPEEPVLGELMVTGSSPDSLSLSWTVPQGHFDSFTVQYKGRDGPQVVRVGGEETEVTVGDLEPGHKYKMNLYGLHGGRRVGPVSTVAMTAREEEPPASPPLKPQLGELTVTDATPDSLSLSWTVPEGQFDHFLVQYKNGDGQPKAVRVPGDEDGVTISGLEPDHKYKMNLYGFHDRQRVGPISTVGLTASEKDQEMTPAPTDLPTAAPEPPIKSRLGELAVTDATPDSLSLSWTVPEGQFDHFLIQYKNGDGQPKVVRVPGDEDEVTISGLEPDHKYKMNLYGFHDRQRVGPISVIGVTTAEEETPSPTEMEETPSPTEVEETPGPTEMEETPSPTEPSTEGPEPPEEPLLGELTVTGSSPDSLSLSWTVPQGHFDSFTIQHKGRDGPQVVRVRGEETEVTVGGLEPGRKYKMNLYGLHRGRRVGPVSTVGVTDPQEVVEETPSPTEPSTEAPEPPEEPLLGDLTVTGSSPDSLSLSWTVPQGHFDSFTVQYKGRDGPQVVRVGGEETEVTIGGLEPRHKYKMNLYGLHKGQRVGPVSTVGVTAPDYDAMTTQTPSTAVPEPPTKPRLGEVTVTDATPDSLSLSWTVPEGQFDHFLVQYKNGDGQPKAVRVPGDEDGVTISGLEPDHKYKMNLYGFHDRQRVGPISVIGVTTAEEETPSPTEMEETPSPTEMEETPSPTEMEETPSPTEPSTEALEPPEEPLLGDLTVTGSSPDSLSLSWTIPQGHFDSFTVQYKGRDGPQVVRVGGEETEVTVGGLEPGRKYKMHLYGLHGGQRMGPVSTVGMTASLTTERPLAPRLGELAVAVMTSDTARLLWTVEQGPFDSFLVQYKDVQGQPQAVPVAGDLREVTVSSLAPGRKYKFLLFGLRDEKRHGPVSADAKTLQDTKPAPRLGELTVTDVTPDSVGVSWTVPEGEFDSFVVQYKDRDGQPRVVPVAADQREVTVPGLEPNRKYKFLLYGLVGRKRLGPISAEGSTAPMEKEQQPTPHLGELTVTDETPNSLRLSWTVARGPFDSFMVQYRGTDGQPRMVPVAADQRGFTVEGLEPGRKYKFLLYGLLRGQRLGPASVLGMTAPEEDTPAPWHAATEAPKPPEGPRLGVLAVRDVSPDSLRLSWSVVQGPFDSFVVQYQDTDGQPQALLVGGNQNKVLVSGLEPSTSYEFFLYGLHEGKRLGPVSAEGTTGPVPAGQTPGEPGPRLSHLSVTDVTTSSLRLNWEAPPEAFDSFLLRFGVPSPSTLEPQLRPLLQRELTVPGTRRSAVLRDLHPGTLYTLTLYGLRGPHKADSIQGTARTLSPVLESPRDLQFSDIRETSARVSWTPPTSRVDGFKVSYQLADGGEPQSVLVDGRTQKLEGLIPGAQYEVTVVSVRGFEESEPLTGFLTTVPDGPTQLRALNLTDESALLHWKPPQTPVDTYDVKVTAPGAPSLQASAPGSAMDYPLQGLVTHTNYTATLRGLRGPNFTSPASITFTTGLEAPQDLEAKEVTPRTALLTWTAPEVSPTGYLLSFNTPGGQTQEILLPGGVTSHQLRGLFPSTPYSTWLRAMWGDSFTPPVSTSFTTGGLRIPFPRDCGEEMQNGVSTSRTTTIFLNGNRERPLNVFCDMETDGGGWLVFQRRMDGKTDFWRDWEDYAHGFGNISGEFWLGNEALHSLTKAGDYSLRVDLRAGDEAVFAQYDSFQVDSADEYYRLHLEGYHGTAGDSMSYHSGSVFSARDRDPNNLLISCAVSYRGAWWYRNCHYANLNGLYGSTVDHQGVSWYYWKGFDFSVPFTEMKLRPRSYRPPGRGG; encoded by the exons TGTGCTGGCCCGGGTACGCGGGCGAGGACTGCAGCTCGCGGACCTGTCCCCGAGACTGTCGGGGCCGAGGGCGTTGCGAGGATGGCGAATGCATCTGCGACCCGGGGTACAGCGGGGACGACTGCGGCGTGCGCAGCTGCCCGAGCGACTGCAACCAAAGGGGCCGCTGCGAGGACGGCCGCTGCGTGTGCTGGCCCGGGTACTCGGGGCCCGACTGCGGCGCGCGCGCCTGCCCTCGCGACTGTCGGGGCCGCGGGCGCTGCGAGAACGGCGTATGCGTGTGCCACGCGGGCTACAGTGGCGAGGACTGCGGCGTGCGCAGCTGTCCCGGGGACTGTCGCGGCCGGGGCCGTTGCGAGAGTGGCCGCTGCGTGTGTTGGCCCGGGTACACAGGCCGGGACTGCGGTACGCGTGCCTGCCCTGGCGACTGTCGCGGGCGCGGGCGCTGCGTAGACGGCCGCTGCGTGTGCAACCCGGGCTTCGCAGGAGAGGACTGCGGGAGCCGTCGGTGTCCCGGGGACTGTCGCGGTCGCGGCCGCTGCGAAGATGGCGTGTGCTCGTGCGACGTGGGCTACGAGGGCGAAGACTGCGGCAAGCGCAGCTGCCCCAGGGGTTGCCAAGGCCGCGGCCAGTGCCTGGAGGGGCGCTGCGTGTGCGACGACGGCTACGAGGGTGAGGACTGCGGCGTGAGACGGTGCCCGCGCGACTGCAACCAGCGCGGCGTGTGCCAGGACGGTGTGTGCACCTGTTGGGAGGGCTTCGCGGGCGAGGACTGCGGCCTCCGTGTCTGCCCTTCCAACTGTCACCGGCGCGGCCGCTGTGAGAACGGGCGCTGCGTGTGCGACTCGGGCTACACAGGCCCCTCCTGCGCCACCCGCACCTGCCCGGCCGACTGCCGGGGCCGTGGTCGCTGTGTGCAGGGCGTGTGTGTGTGCCACGTGGGCTACAGCGGCGAGGACTGTGGGCAGGAAGAGCCTCCTGCCAGCGCCTGCCCCGGGGGCTGCGGGCCACGGGAACTGTGCAGCGCAGGCCAGTGTGTCTGCGTCGAGGGCTTCCGGGGGCCTGACTGTGCCATCCAGACGTGCCCTGGGGACTGCCGCGGCCGGGGAGAGTGTCGTGAGGGCAGCTGCGTCTGCCAAGACGGCTATGCAGGGGAGGACTGCGGGGAAG AGGTGCCGGCCATAGAGGGCATGAGGATGCACCTGCTGGAGGAGACGACGGTTCGGACAGAGTGGACCCGGGCTCCCGGCAATGTGGATGCCTATGAAATCCAGTTCATCCCAACG ACAGAGGGGGCGAGCCCCCCATTCACAGCACGGGTGCCCAGCTCTGCCTCAGCCTATGACCAGAGAGGATTAGCCCCTGGTCAGGAGTACCAGGTCACTGTCCGTGCCCTTCGAGGGACTAACTGGGGCCTTCCTGCCTCCAAGACCATCACCACCA TGATTGACGGCCCCCAGGACCTCCGCGTGGTGGCTGTGGCACCAACCACACTGGAGCTCAACTGGCTGCGCCCCCAGGCTGAAGTGGACCGGTTTGTGGTGTCCTACGTCAGCGCTGGCAACCAAAGGGTGCGGCTGGAAGTGCCCTCTGAGGCAGACGGGACGCTGCTGACCGGCCTGATGCCAGGTGTAGAATACGTGGTGACCGTCACTGCCGAGCGGGGCCGGGCAGTAAGCTACCCAGCTTCCATCAGGGCCAACACAG CACCAGGCCACTACAGTTACCCGGAGGCgcaccccccagccccgccccccaaGCCCCGGTCCCGGCCAGCCCCAGCCCCGAGGCCCCCGCGGCCCGCGCGCCCGGCGCCGCCCCCTCGGCCCTCGCGGCCCGCGGAGCAGGGTGAGGCGGAGTCTCCGCCGCGGCCGAGCCCGCCCCAGCCCCCTCGGCGGGCGTGGGGCAACCTGACCGCCGAGCTGGGCCGCTTCCGCGGCACGGTGCAGGACCTGGAGCGTCACCTGCGGGTTCACGGCTACCCACTGCGAGCCAACCAGACCTACACGTCGGTGGCGCACCACATCCACGAATACTTGCAGCGGCGTCGCTCCCCTGCACCCCCGCCCAGTCGCCCCGACCCCACCGCCAGCCCCGACTCGGGCACCTGGAAGCGGAACTCCAACCAGGGCATCTACGGCCTCTCGCCCGAAGGCGTCGACCGGGTGGCGACGCCCCGCCACCCCAAGCCCGAGGTGCTGGGCACTTCCGCCGACGGCGCGCTCCTCGTGTCGCTCGACGGGCTCCGCGGCCACTTCGAGCGCGTGGTGCTGCGCTGGCGGCCGCAGCCGCCCGCGGAGGGGCCCGCCGGGGAGCTGACCGTGCCGGGCACCGCGCGCACCGTCAGTCTGCCCGATCTCAAGCCCGGCACCACCTACCACGTGGAGGTCCACGGGGTGCGGGCAGGGCAGACCTCCAAGTCCTACGCCTTCATCACCACCACAG GGTCCTCCCTCTCAGGCCTCTTGGGGGCCACTGATGAGCCTCCTCCCTCAGGCCCTTCAACGACTCAAGGGGCTCAGGCCCCTGTCCTGCAGCAGCGCCCCCAGGAGCTGGCCGAGTTGAGGGTGCTGGGCAAAGACAAGACAGGGCGCCTCCGAGTGGCCTGGACCGCCCAGCCTGACACCTTTACCCACTTCCAGCTGCGCCTACGGGTGCCCGAAGGGCCAGGGGCCCATGAGGAGCTACTGCCAGGGGATGTCCGTCAGGCTCTGGTGCCCTCACCCCCTCCCGAATCCCCCTACGAGCTGTCACTTCGTGGGATCCCACCCGGTGGCGAGCCCTCTGCCCCTCTCATCTACCAAGGCATTATCG ATAAGGATGGGGAGAAACCTGGGAAACCCTTGGCCCCACCTCGCCTGGGCAAGCTGACAGTGACAGACGTGACCTCGGACTCCCTGCTTCTGCACTGGACAGTCCCTGAGGGCGAGTTCGATTCCTTCGTGATCCAGTACAAAGACAGGGACAGGCCCCAGGTGGTGCCTGTAGAGGGGCCCCAGCGCTCAGCCCTCATCTCCAACCTGGACGTCGGCCGCAAGTACAAATTTGTCCTATACGGGCTCGTGGGCAAGAAGAGGCACGGCCCCCTGGTGGCTGAAGCCAAGATCT TGTCTCAGACTGATCCCAGCCCAGTGACTCCACCCCGCCTGGGGAAGCTGTGGGTAACTGATCCCACCCCAGACTCACTGCACCTCTCCTGGACTGTCCCTGAGGGCCAGTTTGACTCCTTCATGGTCCAGTACAGGGACAAGGCCGGCCGGCCACAGGTGGTGCCCGTGGAAGGGCCCGAGCGCTCGGTCACTATCTCCCCGCTGGACCCTGACCACAAGTACAGATTCACTCTGTTTGGGATTGCCAACAAGAAGCGGCACGGCCCCCTCACGGCTGATGGCACCACCG CcccagagaagaaagaggagccCCACCACCCAGAGCCCCCAGAGCGGCCCCTGCTGggggagctgacagtggctggCGCCACTGCAGACTCCCTGCGCCTCTCCTGGACAGTGGCCCAGGGCTCCTTCGACTCCTTCGTGGTCCAGTACAAGGATGCCCAGGGGCGGCCCCAAGCAGTGCCCGTCAGGGGTGATGAGAATGAGGTCGCCATCCCTGGCCTGGAGCCCGACCGGAAGTATAAGATGAACCTCTACGGGCTTCATGGCAGGCATCGCGTGGGGCCCGTGTCCGCGGTGGCCACCACAG CCCCCCAGGAAGTCCTGGATGAGACCCCCAGTGCCACAGAGATGGAGGAGACCCCCAGCCCCACAGAACCCAGCACAAAGGCCCCAGAGTCCCCTGAGAAGCCCCTTCTGGGGGAGCTGATGGTGACAGGATCCTCCCCGGACTCGCTGAGCCTCTCCTGGACCGTCCCCCAGGGCCACTTCGACTCCTTCACTGTCCAGTACAGAGACGGGGACGGGCAACCCAGGGTGATGAGGGTGCCAGGGGATGAGGACGGGATCACCATCTCGGGCCTGGAGCCAGACCACAAGTACAAGATGAACCTGTATGGCTTCCACGACCGCCAGCGTGTAGGCCCCATGTCTGTCATCGGGGTGACCA CTGCAGAGGAAGAGACCCCCAGCCCCACAGAGATGGAGGAGACCCCCAGCCCCACAGAGATGGAGGAGACCCCCAGTCCCACAGAACCCAACACAGAGGTCCCGGAGCCCCCTGAGGAGCCCTTCCTGGAGGAGCTGACAGTGACGGGATCCTCCCCAGACTCGCTGAGCCTCTCCTGGACCGTCCCCCAGGGCCACTTTGACTCCTTCACCGTCCAGTACAAGAACGGGGATGGGCAGCCTAAGGTGGTGAGGGTGCCGGGGCATGACAAAGGGGTCACCATCTCGGGCCTGGAGCCAGACCACAAGTACAAGATGAACCTGTACGGCTTCCACGACCGCCAGCGTGTGGGCCCCGTCTCTGTCATCGGGGTGACCA CTGCAGAAGAGACCCCCAGCCCCACAGAGGTGGAGGAGACCCCCAGCCCCACAGAACCCAGAACAGAGGCCCCGGAGCCCCCTGAGGAGCCCGTCCTGGGGGAGCTGATGGTGACAGGATCCTCCCCGGACTCGCTGAGCCTCTCCTGGACCGTCCCCCAGGGCCACTTCGACTCCTTCACTGTCCAGTACAAGGGCAGGGACGGGCCCCAGGTGGTGCGTGTCGGGGGTGAGGAGACCGAGGTGACCGTTGGGGACCTGGAGCCTGGACACAAGTATAAGATGAACCTGTACGGCCTGCACGGGGGCCGGCGCGTGGGCCCTGTGTCCACTGTAGCCATGACCG cccGGGAAGAGGAGCCCCCTGCTAGCCCTCCTTTGAAGCCACAGCtgggggagctgactgtgacagACGCCACCCCCGACTCCCTGAGCCTCTCCTGGACCGTCCCCGAGGGCCAGTTCGACCACTTCCTAGTCCAATACAAGAACGGGGATGGGCAGCCCAAGGCAGTAAGGGTGCCTGGGGACGAGGACGGGGTCACCATCTCGGGCCTGGAGCCAGACCACAAGTACAAGATGAACCTGTATGGCTTCCACGACCGCCAGCGCGTGGGCCCTATCTCCACTGTCGGTTTAACTG CCTCAGAAAAAGACCAAGAAATGACTCCAGCCCCAACAGACCTGCCCACTGCAGCTCCTGAGCCTCCCATCAAGTCCCGCTTGGGGGAGCTGGCGGTGACAGACGCCACCCCCGACTCCCTGAGCCTCTCCTGGACCGTCCCTGAAGGCCAGTTCGACCACTTCCTGATCCAGTACAAGAACGGGGACGGGCAACCCAAGGTGGTGAGGGTCCCTGGGGACGAGGACGAGGTCACCATCTCGGGCCTGGAGCCAGACCACAAGTACAAGATGAACCTGTATGGCTTCCATGACCGCCAGCGTGTGGGCCCCATCTCTGTCATCGGGGTGACCA CTGCAGAGGAAGAGACCCCCAGCCCCACAGAGATGGAGGAGACCCCCAGCCCCACAGAGGTGGAGGAGACCCCCGGCCCCACAGAGATGGAGGAGACCCCCAGCCCCACAGAACCCAGCACAGAGGGCCCGGAGCCCCCTGAGGAGCCCCTCCTGGGGGAGCTGACGGTGACAGGATCCTCCCCAGACTCGCTGAGCCTCTCCTGGACTGTCCCCCAGGGCCACTTCGATTCCTTTACTATCCAGCACAAGGGCAGGGATGGGCCCCAGGTGGTGCGTGTCAGgggtgaggagactgaggtgaCCGTTGGGGGCCTGGAGCCTGGACGCAAGTACAAGATGAACCTGTATGGCCTGCACAGGGGGCGGCGCGTGGGCCCCGTGTCCACTGTGGGCGTGACCG ACCCTCAGGAGGTTGTGGAAGAGACCCCCAGCCCCACAGAGCCCAGCACAGAGGCCCCAGAGCCCCCCGAGGAGCCCCTCCTGGGGGACCTGACGGTGACGGGATCCTCCCCGGATTCGCTGAGCCTCTCCTGGACCGTCCCCCAGGGCCACTTCGATTCCTTCACCGTCCAGTACAAGGGCAGGGACGGGCCCCAGGTGGTGCGTGTTGGGGGCGAGGAGACTGAGGTGACCATTGGGGGCCTGGAGCCCAGACACAAGTACAAGATGAACCTGTACGGCCTGCACAAGGGGCAGCGCGTGGGCCCCGTGTCCACCGTGGGTGTGACAG CTCCAGACTACGATGCCATGACCACCCAAACCCCGTCCACCGCGGTCCCCGAGCCTCCCACCAAGCCCCGCCTGGGGGAGGTGACCGTGACAGATGCCACCCCCGACTCTCTGAGCCTCTCCTGGACCGTCCCTGAGGGCCAGTTCGACCACTTCCTGGTCCAGTATAAGAATGGGGACGGGCAGCCCAAGGCAGTGAGGGTGCCCGGGGATGAGGACGGGGTCACCATCTCGGGCCTGGAGCCAGACCACAAGTACAAGATGAACCTGTATGGCTTCCATGACCGCCAGCGTGTGGGCCCCATCTCTGTCATCGGGGTGACCA CTGCAGAGGAAGAGACCCCCAGCCCCACAGAGATGGAGGAGACCCCCAGCCCCACAGAGATGGAGGAGACCCCCAGTCCCACAGAGATGGAGGAGACTCCCAGCCCCACAGAACCCAGCACAGAGGCCCTGGAGCCCCCCGAGGAGCCCCTCCTGGGGGACCTGACGGTGACAGGATCCTCCCCAGACTCGCTGAGCCTCTCCTGGACCATCCCCCAGGGCCACTTCGACTCCTTCACTGTCCAGTACAAGGGCAGGGACGGGCCCCAGGTGGTGCGTGTCGGGGGCGAGGAGACTGAAGTGACCGTTGGGGGCCTGGAGCCTGGACGCAAGTACAAGATGCACCTGTATGGCCTGCACGGGGGGCAGCGCATGGGCCCTGTGTCCACCGTGGGCATGACCG CCTCCCTGACTACGGAGCGCCCCCTGGCACCCCGCCTAGGGGAGCTGGCGGTCGCGGTCATGACCTCGGACACAGCGCGTCTCTTGTGGACGGTGGAGCAGGGGCCCTTTGACTCCTTCCTGGTCCAGTACAAGGATGTACAGGGGCAGCCCCAGGCAGTGCCTGTGGCTGGAGACCTCCGAGAGGTCACAGTTTCGAGTCTGGCCCCCGGCCGCAAGTACAAGTTCCTCCTGTTTGGACTCCGGGATGAGAAACGACACGGCCCAGTCTCTGCAGACGCAAAGACTC TCCAAGACACAAAACCTGCTCCCCGCCTGGGGGAGCTGACGGTGACGGATGTGACCCCAGACTCCGTGGGCGTCTCCTGGACAGTCCCCGAGGGTGAATTCGACTCCTTCGTGGTCCAGTACAAGGACAGGGACGGGCAGCCCCGCGTGGTGCCTGTGGCCGCCGACCAGCGCGAGGTCACCGTCCCCGGCCTGGAGCCCAATAGGAAATACAAGTTCCTGCTCTATGGGCTGGTAGGCAGGAAACGACTGGGCCCCATCTCCGCTGAAGGCAGCACAG CCCCCATGGAGAAGGAACAACAGCCCACACCCCACCTGGGGGAGCTGACAGTGACGGATGAGACCCCAAACTCCCTGCGCCTCTCATGGACGGTGGCCCGGGGCCCCTTTGACTCCTTCATGGTCCAGTACAGGGGCACAGACGGGCAGCCCCGGATGGTGCCTGTGGCCGCAGACCAGAGGGGGTTCACCGTAGAGGGCCTGGAACCTGGCAGGAAATACAAGTTTCTGCTCTACGGGCTCCTCCGAGGACAGCGCCTGGGCCCCGCCTCTGTCCTGGGAATGACAG CCCCAGAAGAGGACACACCAGCACCCTGGCACGCAGCCACGGAAGCCCCCAAGCCCCCTGAAGGGCCCCGCCTAGGGGTGCTGGCAGTGAGGGACGTGTCCCCGGACTCCCTGCGCCTCTCCTGGAGCGTGGTCCAGGGCCCCTTTGACTCCTTCGTGGTCCAGTATCAGGACACAGATGGGCAGCCCCAGGCCTTGCTCGTGGGGGGCAACCAGAACAAGGTCCTCGTGTCAGGCCTGGAGCCCAGCACCTCCTACGAGTTCTTCCTCTACGGCCTCCACGAAGGGAAGCGCCTGGGGCCCGTCTCAGCTGAGGGCACCACAG GGCCAGTTCCTGCGGGTCAGACACCCGGAGAGCCAGGGCCCAGGCTGTCTCACCTGTCGGTGACTGATGTGACCACGAGTTCACTGAGGCTCAACTGGGAGGCCCCACCCGAGGCCTTTGACTCCTTCCTGCTCCGCTTTGGAGTACCATCTCCAAGCACCCTGGAACCACAGCTACGTCCCCTGCTGCAGCGGGAGCTGACGGTGCCAGGGACACGGCGCTCGGCCGTGCTGCGGGACCTGCATCCAGGGACCCTGTACACCCTTACATTGTACGGGCTGCGTGGGCCCCACAAGGCCGACAGCATCCAGGGCACAGCCCGGACCCTCAGCCCAG TTCTAGAGAGCCCCCGTGACCTCCAATTCAGCGACATCAGGGAGACCTCAGCCAGGGTCAGCTGGACGCCCCCGACATCCAGGGTGGATGGCTTCAAAGTTTCCTACCAACTGGCAGATGGAG GGGAGCCACAGAGTGTGCTGGTGGATGGCCGGACCCAGAAACTCGAGGGGCTGATCCCAGGAGCTCAATACGAGGTGACTGTGGTCTCCGTCCGTGGCTTTGAGGAGAGTGAGCCTCTCACAGGCTTCCTGACCACAG TTCCTGATGGCCCCACCCAGCTGCGGGCACTGAACCTGACTGATGAATCCGCCCTGCTGCACTGGAAGCCCCCCCAGACCCCGGTGGATACCTATGATGTCAAGGTCACAGCCCCAGGGG ccccttccctccaGGCTTCAGCCCCTGGCAGCGCCATGGACTACCCCCTGCAGGGCCTGGTGACCCACACCAACTACACAGCAACCTTGCGTGGCCTTCGGGGCCCCAACTTCACCTCCCCAGCCAGCATCACCTTCACCACAG ggtTGGAGGCACCCCAGGACTTGGAGGCCAAGGAAGTGACCCCCCGCACAGCCCTGCTCACTTGGACGGCACCCGAAGTCTCCCCAACTGGTTACCTGCTCAGCTTCAACACCCCAGGGGGACAGACCCAG GAGATCCTGCTCCCAGGAGGGGTCACCTCTCACCAGCTCCGCGGCCTCTTTCCCTCCACCCCCTACAGCACATGGCTCCGGGCCATGTGGGGTGACAGCTTCACTCCCCCTGTGTCCACTTCCTTCACCACTG GTGGGCTGCGGATCCCCTTCCCCCGGGACTGTGGGGAGGAGATGCAGAACGGGGTCAGCACATCAAGGACCACCACCATCTTCCTCAATGGCAACCGCGAGCGACCCCTGAACGTGTTTTGTGACATGGAGACCGATGGGGGTGGCTGGCTG GTATTCCAGCGCCGCATGGATGGAAAAACAGACTTCTGGAGGGACTGGGAGGACTACGCCCATGGTTTTGGGAACATCTCTGGGGAGTTCTGGCTGG GCAATGAGGCCCTGCACAGCCTGACCAAAGCTGGTGACTACTCCTTGCGCGTGGACCTGCGGGCTGGGGACGAGGCTGTGTTTGCCCAGTACGACTCCTTCCAAGTGGACTCTGCCGATGAGTACTACCGCCTCCACCTGGAAGGCTACCATGGCACCGCAG GGGACTCCATGAGCTACCACAGTGGCAGTGTCTTCTCTGCCCGGGACCGAGACCCCAACAACTTGCTCATCTCCTGTGCCGTCTCTTACCGAGGGGCCTGGTGGTACAGGAACTGCCACTATGCCAACCTCAACGGGCTTTATGGGAGCACAGTGGACCACCAG GGAGTGAGCTGGTACTACTGGAAGGGCTTCGATTTCTCAGTGCCCTTCACGGAAATGAAGCTGAGACCAAGAAGCTACCGGCCCCCTGGCAGGGGAGGCTGA